The Macaca nemestrina isolate mMacNem1 chromosome 15, mMacNem.hap1, whole genome shotgun sequence genome segment CACTGGGATTCCAAGAAATTTCTGGTTAGAAATTATAaatcattataataataataaatcttatAAAGCATTAGACTTATTTATTGTTTGGCATACTTTTGCTACTTTAGCCAAGGTTCTTACCTCTAAGTCATTTCATTTTTACCGTTAGCTTTATACTGCTAGCTTTGGAATGAGATACGAGTTagaggaataaaattaaaaatccatgAAAACATAGCTCaacttattttactttactttctcATAGGAATATGGAGCAGAGATATCCGCTATAAAAGTAATTTGCCATTAACAGAAATCAACAAAATCCTGAAGAATTTGGAAAGTAAAAAGCTTATCAAAGCTGTTAAGTCTGTGGCAGTGAGTAGTCCTTTCCTCAAATATCCACTTACAAATATGTTGCTTCAAGTTTGAATTCTTGAAGTTATGTCATGATTTAGAACAGCTGGTCcaaaaagacttaaaaatttaGCTCATGTTGGATTGGTTTGGAGATACTGCTTAGACTTGTCCCTACACAGTTGGTTCTTGGTGTCTCACCCACTCAAAGATCTAAAACTACTTTACTGTCTTCAGTGAAGAATCTTTGGAACTGTGAACATTTTTCCTAGATTTTATGGTATATAGGATAATTTACTTTATCCCAACATACTAACTTTCTCATTCAACAAAGAATATtttctgtgtgccagacactgttctgagTGCTTGGGATACATTAATGAACAAGTCGTAGAAAGATTCCTGCCTTGGTGGAGCTTCTCTTCTAGTACACGTGTGTTTTTCCTGCTCCTCATCCTGTCCCACTCCTGCTCCAGAGCTTGCTCCCTCAGGGACATCTGCCCCTAATCTCACTGATTTAGACATCAGAGGAGCTGAGATTCCCCTAGAATAAAGTTTGCTTCAATACACATTTCATAAGAATTAAAGCTATaattcaaattttataatttccaaGCTGTTAAGTCTGTGGCAGTGAGTAGACCTTTCCTCAAATATCCACTTACATATGTTgcttcaagtttttatttttgaataaaacaAGAATTATAAGAACTGTAACATCAGTTATAAGAATTTGATGcttatttgtgattttatttatcaaatatttatgcTGTACCACTTCTCATTTAGAAtaacatttcccttccacattgtttaatggataatttcaaatatatataaaggtAGAAAAAATCATATAATAAATCCCTGTGTATCCATCACCTAGCCTCATTTTGCCAGTCTTCCTTCTACATCTTTATGTTTAATAACAGCTTTGCTGAAATATAATTCATCATTCATACCACAGAATTCattcatccttttaaagtgtAAAATCTTTGGATTTACAGTCACTGGTTTTTACTATAATCTtagagttgtgcaactatcaccgctgtcctaattttagaacattttcgtCACCCCCAAATGTGACCACTAGTATTtatttcccagcctctctttccACAGTCTCTAACAACGaatagtttattttctgtctttattatagatttgcctattctggacagtTCCTATGAATGGAATAATagaatatgtagtcttttatgtATGACTACTTtgacttagcatgatgttttcaaggtttatccatattgtacttcattccttcttattgcCAATTAAAATTCCATTGTACAGATGTATATCACCGTTTGTTCATTCATCCGTTGCTTAACTTCTGTGTCCTTTTAAGGGTTAAAATAATCTTAGATCTAAGTGTAAagtgcaaaactataaaacttttagaagaaaacacagaaaatctaCATGACCTTGGCTTTATTAATGAATTGTTGGACTACAACTCCAATAGTAGTCTATGAAAGAAAATGTTGATAAGTTGGAGTTTATCAAAATTTTTTGAAAACCTCGGCTTTGCAAGACATTGCTAAGAGAATGAAAGGACAAGTTACATActaaaagatatttgcaaatcacatatttgaTACAGCACTTGTCTcccaaatatacaaagaactcccaacattcaacaataagaaaacaacactttgggagcccaaggcaggtggatcagctgaggtcaggagttcaagaccagcctgaccaacatggtgaaaccctgtctctactaaaaatacaaaatcatccaggcgtggtggcacgtgtctgtaatcccagctacttgggaggctgaggcaggagaattgcttgaacccaggaggcagaggttgcagtgagccgagattgcaccactgcactccagcctgggcaacaaaagcgaaactccttctcaaaacaaacaaacaaacaaaaaacaaagaaaacaaataatacaactaaaaatgagcaaaagatctgaacctcaccaaagaagatacacagatggcagataagcatatgaaaagatgctctacattatttttcattagagaactgcaaattaaaataaaatttagtgtAGTAAGATGCctctacatacctattagaatagcTGAAACCTAAAAATTGTTAATACCATATGCTGACAAGATACAAACCAAGACGAACACTCATACATTGctaagaatgcaaaatggtacagccccTTTGTAAAAAAGCTGGGCAGttttttacaaaactaaacacagCTTTACCACATTGTCCAAAGGTCAAGCTCTTAAGTATTTACCcaactgatttgaaaacttatgtccacataactacatgaatatttatagcagctttatttgcaatcagcagctttattcataatcaaaAGCAACCAAAGTATtgttcaataggtgaatggataaacaaaccagaatattattcagttataaaaagaaataagctatcatGAAAAGATATGAGtaaatcttaaatgcatattgctaagtaaaagaagccagtccaaaaaggctacatactgtatgattacaACTATATGACATActggaaaagcaaaactataaagaCTAAAAAGATCAGGGGTGAGGGCAGGGATGGTGGGGAAAGTTGAATAGGTGAAGCACGAGAAATATTTTTAGGGTGGTGAAATTATTTTGTATGACAGAAGCATTAACCAAATTAACCCAAGCTTTGCTGTCCAAAGTTTTTATTAGGGTTTCATTATACAGGCATGATTGATTGAATTATTGCTTATGTGAGTGAATTCAATCTCcagctcctctcccctcccaaGAGATTGGACTGATGTCACGTGGCCCAAAGccccaaccctctaatcatgtGGTTGGTCTTTCCAGCATGGATACCTCCTATCCTGAAACGATTTAGGGTCCCATCAGGAGTCACTTTGTTAACATAAACCCAGGTGTGATCTAAGGGATTCACCATGAATAACAAGGCCTATTGGGAAATTCCAAAGATGTAGAAGTTACTTCCTAGAAAAAAAGACATAGTctagccaaattttttttttttttttttttgagacatggtctggctctgtcacccagactggagtgcagtagcacgatcataggtcactgcagcatcaaccttctaggcttaagccatcctcccaccacagccttccaagtagctgggactataggcacatgccaccatgctcagctcatttttgtatttttgtagagacagcattttactatgttgtccaggcctgtcttgaactcctagacttaaATATCTactcacctcagactcccaaagcgctgggattacagtcataagccaccatgcctggcccaaattcttcATGTTTACGACCCAGTGAAATTTGGGTTCCTCAGTGTTGGAGTGAGCAGTTACAGACAAACAAGGGAAGTTAGAATGATCCATGTAGCAATGGATTAGACTTGAAAACATCAGTATGGACTCTTgtgtaatttaatataaataatatagatggttaatttagaaatattgagtatagctatatgtatatatacaaggGTTAATATGCACACATAAGTCTTGTGCTGCCAACTGAGAAGGCCTAGAAGTGATGACATCCCGATGGCAATGAACACATCTAGTGCCCAAGTCTTGGTTTCTAATACTATCATGCAATAAAATGAACATACTGAAAATGCTCCTgacgctgggcgcggtggttcatgcctgtaatcccagcactttgggaggccaacgcaggtggatcacctgaggtcaggaatgaaaccagcttgaccaacatggtgaaaccccatttctactaaaaatacaaaaaattggctgggcatggtgacaggcgcctgtaatctcagctactcgggaggctgagataggagaatcacttgaacctggctccagcctgggcaatgagagcgaaactctgtctcaaaaaaaaaaaaaaaaaaaaaaaggaaatgctctTGACATCTTGTAGTGCtagaaagtaagaaaatgctaaaatagctggacacggtggctcacgcctgtaatctcagcactttgggaggccgaggcaggaggatcacgaggtcaagagatcgagaccatcctggccaacatgatgaaaccccgtctctactaaaaatacaaaaattagctgggcatggtggcgcgtgcatgtaatcccagctacttgggaggctgaggcaggagaatcactcgaacccaggaagcagaggttgcagtgaatggggATTgcactactatactccagcctgggcgacagagcaagacctgtctcaaaaaagaaaaaaaaaagaaagtgctaaaatacacacacacacacacacacacacacacacaaacacaacgaTGGGAGCATATCAAAGGGATACAGGAACCAAGTGAAAAGCTTCCAATGCCCAAAGCATTCCAAAGCTTCCAATATGGGAATAACAACGAAGTATTTGAATGTAACTCAAAGTATAAGAAAAATACTCATGAGTCCACAGTGATAGAAATATGGtgtttgaggccgggcgcggtggctcaagcctgtaatcccagcactttgggaggccgagatgggcggatcacgaggtcaggagatcgagaccatcctggttaacatggtgaaaccccgtctctactaaaaaaaaaaaaaaaatacaaaaaactagctgggcaaggtggcggatgcctgtagtcccagctactcgggaggctgaggcaggagaatggcgtgaacccgggaggcggagcttgcagtgagctgagatccggccactgcactccagcctgagtgacagcgcgagactccgtctcaaaaaaaaaaaaaaaaaaaaaaaaaagaaatacggtGTTTGAGAAATTGTCACAACTAAAAGAAGCCTGAGTGAGATGACTAAATGTAGTATGACGTCCTGGATGGAATCCTGGAGCAGAAAAGGAACATTAGGACtaataaaatctgaataaagtacgGCATTTAGTTAGTAATGATTTATGAATATTagttcattaattgtgacaagTGTACCAAACTAATCCAAGACATTAAAAATAGGTGAGACAATGTGGAGCATATAGGAGCTCTGTGTACTATCCTTGCAATAATTCTGTACATCTTAAACTGTTCCAAAATATAGGTGTTTTTCTTTTCGTTTCTGGAAATTGTTATAAACACATGAACTGTGCATGTTCTTTCCTAGGCCTCAAAAAAGAAGGTGTACATGCTCTATAACCTGCAGCCGGACCGGTCTGTGACTGGCGGAGCCTGGTATAGTGACCAGGATTTTGAATCTGAGTTTGTAGAGGTGCTGAACCAACAGTGTTTTAAATTCCTACAATCCAAGGTGAGGTATGATTGAAGAAACATCACCGCAAACCCTCTTGTAAAAAGTTTTTCATAGAGAATTTTAATCTATCATATTTTATAGGAATTAAAAACCTGAAATTGGTAATTTTTACTAAACTAAATATGTTCTGCTGTTGGTTTCAGTATAAAGTGTATTCAGAAAACACACCAATATTCTTGCTTAGATTTCTTATGTTTCAATCCTTATAGGCAGAAACTGCACGAGAAAGCAAACAGAACCCAATGATACAAAGAAATAGTTCATTTGCCTCATCACATGAAGTGTGGAAATATATCTGTGAATTGGGAATCAGTAAGGTCAGAACTgaatttcatcttattttttaaaacatattcttcATCACATACAGTATATTCCAAACATGTATTTGACCCAGACTGTTTTTTGGGGGATGATAGCTACGAACATTCTCCAGAATCCACTTTGGGAAAATACTGTCCTGTATCTTAAGCAAAGGCAGTCGCTGCCATTGGGCATTGTCTGAACTGACACTAAGCTTGGGACActgatgctttttaaattttttttggaaatagggtctcattttgttgcccaggctggttttaaactattggactcaagtgatcctcctgcgttggcctcccaaagtgccactgTACCTTAgccttttgaaattcttttttttaaggacaCTGATGCTTTTCACAGTGAAGAAGTGGCCATTTggacatttcattttaatttcctgggcctcagatttctcatttataaaaactaggaactggccgggcgcggtggctcaagcctgtaatcccagcactttgggaggccgagacaggcggatcacgaggtcaggagatcgagaccatcctggctgacatggtgaaaccccgtctctactttaaaaatacaaaaaaactagccgggcgaggtggcaggtgcctgtactcccagctactcgagaggctgaggcaggagaatggcgtgaacccaggaggcggagcttgcagtgagctgagatccggccactgcactccagcctgggcggcagagcgagactccgtctcaaaaaaaaaataaaaaaataaaaaaaaataaaaactaggaaCTTGGACTATTTGATGTTTAAAGTGCCTTTCTGCTCAAGCATTTTATAAATCTCCAATAAATTCCTGCTAAAGAAATGCTACTTTTTTATAAGATTTCTAGATTTTACTTAAGAAGTAAAAAATACCAGAAAGTGTCAAACTCAGCATGCGCTTAGAGTTCTGTCCCTGGCATTTCAGTGGTTTGTGCTAACTTGGACTATTGTTCCTCCTCTTTGTGCTTCAAATTACTCCACCCCAGCATAATGTttctcccatttcacagaagaattGTGACcctttactgttttatttatttatttgagatggagtttggctcttgttgcccaggctggagtgcagtggtgtgatctcggctcactgcaacctccgcctcccatgttcaagccattctcttgcctcagcctcccgagtaggtgggattacaaatgcccgccaccacacctagctaatttttgtatttttagtaaagatggggttttgccacgttggctaggctgctctcaaactgctgacctcaggtgatccacctgcctcggcctcccaaagtgctgggattacaggcgtgagccaccgcgccgagCAACCGTTTACTGTTTTAACACCCTCCAAGTGGATATCTCCCTGTCCTATTTGTGTCCTTTCTGATGTATCCCTTTTTTAGGTAGAGTTATCCATGGAGGACATTGAAACCATCCTGAATACACTCATTTATGATGGAAAAGTGGAGATGACGATCATCGCTGCAAAAGAAGGCACAGTTGGCAGTGTAGACGGACACATGAAACTGTACAGGGCAGTCAGTCCAATCATCCCTCCCACAGGTTTGGTCCGGGCACCCTGTGGACTCTGCCCGGTGAGTTACAGTGGCTTCACTTTACACTTGACTGCCCCTGGGTGCAAGTGCCACATTAAGAAACAGAGCAAGCACACCCCAGTTTTCTCAGACTCTTAGGGTTGACCAAGAGCTATTCAAACCTCTATGAAACCTTGATGAACAGACCTTTAATGAACAAATCATtgctttacattcttttttttttttttttgagatggagtctcactctatcgcctaggctggagtgcagtggcacgatcttgactcactgcaacctccacctcccaagttcaagcggctctcctgcctcagcctcccgagtatctgggattacaggcacccgccaccatgcccaactaattttttgtgtttttagtggagatggggtttcaccatattggccagactggtcttgaactcctgacctcaggtgatcccctcggcctcccaaagtgctgagattacaggcatgtgccaccatatccagcctcCTGCTTTACATTCTTTCTTGGAATAACCACATTAAGGATATTTGCGTTTTCTGCTCTTGGCCTTGAAATGGACACTTTTTGATGAGGGCTAATCATTTCACCTAAATAGGGCAGAAAATGAGATTTGTTGAGAACCTACCTTGGGCCAGGTGTGTCCTAGATGATTTCCATAGGTgctctcatttaatcttccttACCTTCTTGAAGCTCGTGGTGTTACTTCCCCTTAAAAGTGAGGGAGCTTAGACTTAGGAAGACCTAGGGGCCTATAGCTTAGAAGtaactgggattcaaacccagagaTCATGTCTTTCCCCTGCAGCATGCCCCAGCACTCCTCCTTCATTCGTTCCCAAATTTTATAAGTGCCAACTCTATGCTCTAGTCACTAAGGATACAAGAGGAAGTATAAGACACTGTTCCAGTCCTCATGGCATTTATAGTCATGAGCCTGcgtgtgttttatttcattatatcaGCCTTTGTCTATATGCCTAAGCTCTCTATGCCCTGGTTTCAATCTGTAGACAAAAGGCTAACATATTAGGAATTCTATTTTGCACCCTTCACAAAAAGGTAGCTAAACATGAAACATTCAGTTAATCAAAATCAAGTCATTCATATGTATAGGTCTCCCTGCCTGTTTTCCTGTGTTACCTGGTGATGACCTTTTGCCCAGCAGACAGGTGAGCATGGTCATCTTAATGCCACAGTAAAAGGCCTCTCTACTACTCCTAACTTGATGATCACAAAGCGGGCCCTATTATagtatgctcttttttttttttggtgtttttttttggttttttttttttttgcagagatggagtctcgctctgtcacccaagctggagtgcagtggtgtgatcttggctcactacaacctccgcctcccgggttcaagcagttctcctgcctcaccctcctgactagctgggattacaggcgcctgccaccacgcttcgctaatttttgtattcttagtagatactgatggggtttcaccatgttggccaggatggtctcgatctcttgaccttgtgatctgcccaccttggcctcccaatgtactgggattacaggcatgagccaccatgcccggccatagtATGTTCTTAAATACAGTCCTAATCCCTTTCAGTTTGCAAGTTTTGTttttgccgggcgcagtggctgaagcctgtaatcctagcactttgggaggccgagacgggcggatcacgaggtcaggagatcgagaccatcctggctaacacggtgaaaccccgcctctactaaaaaatacaaaaaaaagctagccgggtgaggtggcgcgcgcctgtagtcccagctactggggaggctgaggcaggagaatggcgtaaacccgggaggcggagcttgcagtgagctgagatccggccactgcactccagcctgggtgacagagcgagactccgtctcaaaaaaaaaaaaaaaaaaagttttgtttttaatcttgcTTTAAATAAGTGGTTGGGtcttagatattttaaaactttaatttgagtataattttttttcttttttaaaggtttttgatGACTGCCATGAAGGTGGTGAGATTTCACCATCTAACTGTATTTACATGACAGAGTGGCTCGAATTTTAATAGAGAGCTATGAACTTAATGGACATTTTGCAAATGAAGTTACTTTGGGAGCAGGTAATTTAATTCATGATGGAACATCAAATCTCCTTGAAAGCAAACTTCATAATAATGGATATAGACTTGCTgctatgaaaacatatttttttatttatgaagACTAAATTTATATTAGTAAAATAGCCAGTAGAATATGAAAGAAATAAGGTTAGTAGTGAAATTCATTcttcaagaaataaaacactttgaAACTCTGGAGGACCACATCTTTCAAGACGCCTGATGGGCCAAGGAAAAAGATGCTAACATACCCATATTTACCAAGTACTATGATAAGGGCTAGAgtataaaaatgttctttttaaagttatttattaaGTTCTTCATTGGAAGTTTTTTCATATCTGGTTCACTACCACCAGttctgttt includes the following:
- the LOC105486831 gene encoding DNA-directed RNA polymerase III subunit RPC6 isoform X1, producing the protein MDRSRRDLATSRRKARKDRCDTRKKAPRSPLSAILRLLPGFSRLLPGRSVHLSPRRQELLPHGGGEGEGAAARRGSGRNRKQVTMKDNINTLVSRIIELCHQFPHGITDQVIQNEMPHIEAQQRAVAINRLLSMGQLDLLRSNTGLLYRIKDSQNAGKMKGSDNQEKLVYQIIEDAGNKGIWSRDIRYKSNLPLTEINKILKNLESKKLIKAVKSVAASKKKVYMLYNLQPDRSVTGGAWYSDQDFESEFVEVLNQQCFKFLQSKAETARESKQNPMIQRNSSFASSHEVWKYICELGISKVELSMEDIETILNTLIYDGKVEMTIIAAKEGTVGSVDGHMKLYRAVSPIIPPTGLVRAPCGLCPVFDDCHEGGEISPSNCIYMTEWLEF
- the LOC105486831 gene encoding DNA-directed RNA polymerase III subunit RPC6 isoform X3 is translated as MAEVKVKVQPPDADPVEIENRIIELCHQFPHGITDQVIQNEMPHIEAQQRAVAINRLLSMGQLDLLRSNTGLLYRIKDSQNAGKMKGSDNQEKLVYQIIEDAGNKGIWSRDIRYKSNLPLTEINKILKNLESKKLIKAVKSVAASKKKVYMLYNLQPDRSVTGGAWYSDQDFESEFVEVLNQQCFKFLQSKAETARESKQNPMIQRNSSFASSHEVWKYICELGISKVELSMEDIETILNTLIYDGKVEMTIIAAKEGTVGSVDGHMKLYRAVSPIIPPTGLVRAPCGLCPVFDDCHEGGEISPSNCIYMTEWLEF
- the LOC105486831 gene encoding DNA-directed RNA polymerase III subunit RPC6 isoform X2, which encodes MDRSRRDLATSRRKARKDRCDTRKKAPRSPLSAILRLLPGFSRLLPGRSVHLSPRRQELLPHGGGEGEGAAARRGSGRNRKQGQLDLLRSNTGLLYRIKDSQNAGKMKGSDNQEKLVYQIIEDAGNKGIWSRDIRYKSNLPLTEINKILKNLESKKLIKAVKSVAASKKKVYMLYNLQPDRSVTGGAWYSDQDFESEFVEVLNQQCFKFLQSKAETARESKQNPMIQRNSSFASSHEVWKYICELGISKVELSMEDIETILNTLIYDGKVEMTIIAAKEGTVGSVDGHMKLYRAVSPIIPPTGLVRAPCGLCPVFDDCHEGGEISPSNCIYMTEWLEF